A single genomic interval of Selenobaculum gibii harbors:
- a CDS encoding EAL domain-containing protein has protein sequence MKGNLENTSSFYINVENRNMYQYLNLMPIAFTAIRVIVDEVGAPIDFICEFANKEFAILENKNLKEIIGKSFYEISPDVSQKWLRGCWEVAYKGIIREWKDYSSGLGKYLSIYCYQPKKGLCACIIRDITHDVDIANELKYLSEYDDLTCIYNKRSFYEKTHDLIMNNFDTQYVVGRIDIEKFKIVNDVFGAEEGDLLLKYLATKIKHYVQDFGTYGRLDADIFAVCFPWSLNNVERFVNYMQTQVKEYPLDFDVIPCFGFYIVDVVTLPVDIMCDRANLALRTIKGNYVKSYAIYDDRLRRSLIEEQSIVSQMNSALESGQFEFYLQPKCSIDTGNIVGAEALVRWRHPMKGLISPGKFIPVFEKNGFILKLDVYIWESVCKLLRQWIDEGRQPMPISVNVSRINLYNPKLCDILIGLVEKYQLEPYLLELELTESAYTENEKLLVSIIERLRGYGFRILMDDFGSGYSSLNILKNLPVDVLKIDLHFLGGSDKFNRGGNILTSVVRMAKWMALPVIVEGVETREQVDFLCSIACTTAQGYYFSPPIPVLDYEKMLDSLVKCNENLSITFETDIQLKDFWDQNSGKNVLFNTLIGAVAIYELCQDNLEMLRANDDYFKMVEWSREDFFAKSHKMLDYIHHEDRKRILKIFYEAVGRREILTCKFRRFISEDKYISIYAKIRFIAGSHDRFLFFAAMEKTSEVF, from the coding sequence ATGAAGGGGAATTTAGAAAATACAAGTTCATTCTATATAAATGTAGAGAACCGTAATATGTATCAATATTTAAATTTAATGCCGATTGCATTTACGGCTATACGAGTTATTGTTGATGAAGTCGGAGCGCCGATTGACTTTATTTGCGAGTTTGCAAATAAAGAATTTGCTATCTTAGAAAATAAGAACTTAAAGGAAATTATCGGGAAGTCATTTTATGAAATATCCCCTGATGTTTCACAAAAATGGTTAAGAGGCTGTTGGGAAGTCGCTTATAAAGGGATAATAAGAGAATGGAAGGATTATAGTTCAGGGCTTGGAAAATATTTATCCATTTATTGCTATCAGCCGAAAAAAGGTTTGTGTGCATGCATCATAAGAGATATAACGCATGATGTTGATATAGCAAATGAATTAAAATATTTGTCTGAATATGATGATTTAACTTGTATCTATAATAAAAGAAGTTTTTATGAAAAAACACATGACTTGATAATGAACAATTTTGATACGCAATATGTAGTTGGTAGAATTGATATAGAAAAATTTAAGATTGTTAATGATGTTTTTGGAGCGGAAGAAGGCGATCTTTTACTAAAATATCTTGCAACAAAGATTAAACATTACGTGCAGGATTTTGGTACATATGGTAGATTGGATGCGGATATTTTTGCGGTATGTTTTCCTTGGTCGCTAAATAATGTAGAACGGTTTGTCAATTATATGCAAACACAGGTAAAGGAATATCCACTTGACTTTGATGTGATTCCTTGTTTTGGTTTTTATATTGTTGACGTTGTGACTTTGCCAGTGGATATTATGTGCGATCGAGCAAACCTAGCGTTGCGCACAATTAAAGGGAATTATGTAAAAAGCTACGCTATATACGATGATAGATTGCGGAGAAGTCTGATAGAGGAGCAATCTATTGTCAGTCAGATGAATAGTGCTTTGGAGTCTGGTCAATTTGAGTTTTATTTGCAACCTAAATGCAGCATTGATACAGGCAATATTGTCGGCGCGGAAGCATTAGTGCGTTGGCGGCATCCGATGAAAGGCTTAATTTCGCCAGGAAAATTTATTCCTGTTTTTGAGAAGAATGGCTTTATTTTAAAATTGGATGTGTATATATGGGAATCTGTATGTAAGTTGTTGCGGCAATGGATAGATGAAGGGCGTCAGCCAATGCCGATATCGGTAAATGTATCTAGAATTAATTTGTATAATCCAAAGCTATGTGATATCTTAATTGGTTTGGTTGAGAAGTATCAATTAGAACCTTATCTATTAGAGTTAGAACTAACAGAAAGTGCCTATACAGAGAATGAGAAGCTATTGGTTTCTATTATTGAAAGATTAAGAGGATATGGTTTTCGAATATTGATGGATGATTTTGGAAGTGGATATTCGTCCTTAAATATTTTAAAAAACTTGCCAGTTGATGTGTTGAAAATTGATTTACATTTTCTTGGCGGCAGTGATAAATTTAATCGAGGGGGGAATATACTTACTTCGGTTGTTCGTATGGCAAAGTGGATGGCGCTTCCTGTTATTGTTGAAGGGGTAGAAACGCGTGAACAAGTGGATTTCCTCTGCAGTATTGCTTGTACAACAGCACAGGGGTATTATTTCTCGCCGCCGATTCCAGTACTTGATTATGAAAAAATGTTGGATTCTTTAGTGAAATGTAATGAAAATTTAAGTATAACGTTTGAAACAGATATACAATTAAAGGATTTTTGGGATCAGAATTCTGGGAAAAATGTATTATTCAATACGTTAATTGGGGCAGTAGCAATTTATGAGCTCTGTCAGGATAATCTTGAAATGTTGCGTGCAAATGACGACTATTTTAAAATGGTAGAATGGTCAAGAGAGGACTTTTTTGCCAAAAGTCATAAAATGCTCGACTATATTCATCATGAGGATCGAAAGCGTATTTTAAAAATATTTTATGAAGCTGTAGGAAGGCGTGAAATTTTAACTTGTAAATTTCGTCGGTTTATATCAGAGGACAAGTATATTTCGATATATGCCAAAATAAGATTTATCGCAGGCAGTCATGACAGGTTTCTATTTTTTGCAGCTATGGAAAAAACATCAGAGGTTTTTTAG
- a CDS encoding DUF1850 domain-containing protein, protein MKLKDKKLIVIVVILGIFFCYLLSRPYLFVCTDANTLLAFPTQKEDVISIWFVHSVQKTPVLENLAVNKSCDGFTLQSTKYQSFGVGLPFLPDEGEFKQVGKYFILDNINRRFKTVDLRTGLGTELTLIYHEKKYPIYHELPLGCKVELKVLPYYRYYLDRLMNL, encoded by the coding sequence ATGAAGTTAAAAGATAAGAAACTTATTGTTATTGTAGTTATCCTTGGCATATTTTTCTGTTATTTGCTAAGCCGCCCATATTTATTTGTTTGTACGGATGCAAATACACTTTTGGCTTTTCCAACGCAGAAAGAAGATGTGATTTCCATATGGTTTGTTCACTCAGTGCAAAAGACGCCTGTGCTTGAAAATTTGGCGGTTAATAAATCGTGTGATGGATTTACTTTACAATCAACAAAATATCAGTCCTTTGGTGTTGGGTTACCTTTTTTGCCTGATGAAGGTGAATTTAAACAAGTTGGTAAATATTTTATCTTGGATAATATCAATCGTCGCTTTAAAACGGTTGATTTGAGAACTGGTTTAGGTACAGAGCTCACTTTAATTTATCATGAAAAAAAATACCCGATTTATCATGAATTACCTTTAGGTTGTAAGGTTGAATTAAAGGTTTTGCCTTACTATAGGTATTATTTAGATCGATTGATGAATCTTTAA
- a CDS encoding GDSL-type esterase/lipase family protein, with protein MIFIIFMKEACIFMRLKKSITVGLVIMLILALSGTICLASEGGAGEKIRIMCYGDSNTWGFTQRPNVKRYPSDVRWTGVLQNNLGNDYQIIEEGLSSRTAGIDDYKNGLNEYIQYDMNFNGRPTLLPLLKSHIPLDVVVIMLGTNDFKVKFRQTPEMVAESMDKLVKLVTNSVDPEQEWYGYSVPKVLIVAPTPLNATKESFAANNGPSHELAKLYEKVAQANGVDFFDAGKVVPVPGMKDGIHLTANQHKILGDALTQKIRSMLNE; from the coding sequence ATGATATTTATAATCTTTATGAAAGAAGCGTGTATTTTTATGAGATTAAAAAAGTCTATCACCGTTGGATTAGTAATAATGTTGATTTTAGCATTATCGGGGACGATTTGTCTGGCATCAGAAGGTGGTGCAGGGGAAAAAATTCGCATTATGTGTTACGGAGATTCGAATACTTGGGGATTTACGCAGCGTCCAAATGTAAAGCGCTATCCGAGCGATGTACGATGGACTGGGGTATTGCAAAATAATTTAGGGAATGACTATCAAATTATTGAAGAAGGATTAAGTAGCCGTACAGCAGGAATTGATGATTATAAAAATGGATTAAATGAGTATATTCAATACGATATGAACTTTAATGGGCGTCCAACATTATTACCCTTGTTAAAAAGTCATATTCCATTAGATGTTGTGGTGATAATGCTTGGAACGAATGATTTTAAGGTTAAGTTTCGCCAAACACCAGAAATGGTTGCTGAATCTATGGATAAATTAGTAAAACTCGTTACAAATAGCGTTGATCCGGAACAAGAATGGTATGGCTATAGTGTACCGAAAGTCTTAATTGTTGCTCCAACTCCGTTAAATGCGACAAAGGAATCTTTTGCTGCGAATAATGGTCCATCACATGAATTAGCTAAACTGTATGAAAAAGTTGCACAAGCTAATGGAGTAGATTTTTTTGATGCTGGAAAAGTTGTACCAGTTCCAGGGATGAAAGATGGAATTCATTTAACAGCAAATCAGCATAAAATCTTGGGAGATGCACTTACTCAAAAAATAAGATCTATGTTAAACGAATAA
- a CDS encoding Cof-type HAD-IIB family hydrolase — MIHYQDCILVTDMDGTLLNSNSKISEKNCKAIEFFKMHGGKFAIATGRTEKSVATFFKQAKPNAPCIFYNGAVLYDWDEQKFLKMQNVKSKELIEFLEDCMEIYPTLCIRVYTPDKNYIVTGEKSLNRFVVGSTMEFIFANLSEILNKSWLKVLLAEERDILETCKAKLNKYHLEDTTNHFFSADYYFEFVDKGVSKGAMVKMMKSLNEFEGKIVFATGDFHNDIEMLQVADVGIAPANAEPEVKAVADMISVTNDNDLIHQIIYHIIPDYFNKRMKGQ, encoded by the coding sequence ATGATTCATTATCAAGATTGTATTCTAGTTACGGATATGGATGGGACTTTACTCAATAGTAACAGCAAAATATCAGAAAAAAATTGTAAGGCAATTGAGTTTTTTAAAATGCATGGAGGAAAATTTGCCATTGCAACTGGGAGGACAGAAAAATCTGTTGCAACATTCTTTAAACAAGCAAAACCAAATGCACCTTGCATTTTTTATAATGGTGCAGTCCTTTATGATTGGGATGAACAAAAGTTTTTAAAGATGCAAAATGTAAAAAGTAAAGAATTGATAGAATTTTTAGAAGACTGTATGGAGATATATCCCACGCTTTGTATTCGTGTATATACGCCAGATAAAAATTACATCGTTACAGGAGAGAAATCTTTAAATCGTTTTGTAGTAGGAAGCACAATGGAGTTTATTTTTGCCAATTTATCAGAAATATTAAATAAAAGCTGGTTAAAAGTGCTGCTCGCAGAGGAAAGAGATATTTTAGAAACCTGTAAAGCAAAGTTGAATAAATATCATCTAGAAGATACAACAAATCACTTTTTTTCGGCTGATTATTATTTTGAATTTGTTGATAAAGGTGTATCGAAAGGTGCAATGGTAAAGATGATGAAATCATTAAATGAATTTGAAGGTAAAATTGTATTTGCCACCGGGGATTTTCATAATGATATTGAAATGCTGCAAGTTGCTGATGTTGGCATAGCTCCTGCAAATGCCGAGCCAGAAGTAAAAGCTGTAGCTGATATGATTTCAGTAACAAATGATAATGATTTAATACATCAGATTATTTATCATATCATACCGGATTATTTCAATAAAAGGATGAAAGGTCAATAA
- a CDS encoding ABC transporter permease codes for MLGNKTWTYYLIGIVTFIGLWQMIAVLVDLPIIPSPFKVMDNLVNIFMKYIAIHGFYSLWRIIGGVFLAIVIGVPIGLCMGYFPTCDKFLAPLVYLTYPIPKIALMPILMLIFGLGEISKVLMIFLIIVFQVIVAVRDGIKSIPKETYYPLYSLGAGFWDVCREILIEASMPKFLTSVRVAMATSISVLFFTETFGTEYGMGYFIMDAWLRVNYLEMYSGIVVLSFIGLFLFAMIDLIEKKICHWQYK; via the coding sequence ATGTTGGGGAATAAAACATGGACATATTATCTTATTGGTATTGTGACTTTTATTGGTTTGTGGCAGATGATTGCTGTTTTAGTTGATTTACCGATTATTCCTTCGCCATTTAAAGTGATGGATAATTTAGTGAATATTTTTATGAAATATATTGCGATTCATGGTTTTTATAGCTTGTGGAGAATTATCGGTGGCGTTTTTTTAGCAATTGTGATTGGTGTCCCAATTGGGCTATGTATGGGATATTTCCCAACATGTGATAAGTTTTTAGCACCACTTGTTTATTTAACTTATCCAATTCCTAAAATCGCACTTATGCCGATTCTCATGTTGATTTTTGGTCTAGGAGAAATATCGAAAGTACTGATGATTTTCTTGATTATTGTATTTCAAGTAATTGTTGCTGTTCGTGATGGAATTAAAAGCATTCCAAAAGAAACATATTATCCGTTGTACTCTTTAGGAGCTGGCTTTTGGGATGTCTGTCGAGAAATTTTAATTGAGGCATCGATGCCAAAATTTTTAACTTCTGTTCGTGTAGCAATGGCGACTTCTATTTCAGTACTTTTTTTTACGGAAACCTTTGGTACGGAATACGGAATGGGCTATTTTATTATGGATGCATGGCTGCGTGTAAATTATCTTGAAATGTATTCGGGAATTGTTGTTTTAAGTTTTATTGGATTATTCTTATTTGCGATGATCGACCTCATTGAAAAGAAAATCTGTCATTGGCAATATAAATAG
- a CDS encoding TAXI family TRAP transporter solute-binding subunit, translated as MSKLWVLSLVLVFVVSMIAGCGGDNKSAEKQFINIATGGTAGTYYPLGGAVAEILNKNIPGMNASAQSTGATVANINMLKEGTVELAFVQNDIVYYAANGIEMFKDKKVDTLKGITTLYPETVQIVTLESSGIKNVSELKGKRVAVGAAGSGVEANARQILEAYSITYNDINVQYLSFAEAASALKDGNVDVAFVTAGFPTAAVQDIASQNQVRLLPVDAAKADEMIKKYPFYTKTIIPADTYAGLATDTPAVAVMAMLVVNEKVSPELGYDITKAIFSNLERLQSSHSVGKMITKEGARQGMPIELNAGAEKFFKE; from the coding sequence ATGAGTAAGTTATGGGTGCTTTCTTTAGTTCTAGTTTTTGTTGTTTCAATGATTGCCGGATGTGGTGGAGATAATAAATCTGCTGAGAAGCAATTTATAAATATCGCAACTGGTGGTACAGCTGGGACGTATTATCCGTTAGGTGGTGCAGTAGCTGAAATTTTAAATAAAAATATCCCGGGGATGAATGCAAGTGCACAAAGTACTGGTGCTACTGTAGCAAATATTAATATGTTAAAAGAAGGCACCGTTGAGTTGGCATTTGTTCAAAATGATATTGTTTATTATGCAGCAAATGGAATTGAGATGTTTAAGGACAAAAAGGTTGACACATTAAAAGGGATTACTACTTTGTATCCGGAAACAGTGCAAATTGTTACGCTTGAATCAAGTGGAATAAAAAATGTTAGTGAATTAAAAGGTAAACGTGTAGCAGTTGGTGCAGCTGGAAGCGGTGTTGAAGCAAATGCACGTCAGATTTTAGAAGCTTATAGTATTACATATAATGATATCAATGTTCAGTATCTATCTTTTGCTGAAGCAGCAAGCGCATTAAAAGATGGTAACGTTGATGTTGCATTCGTAACTGCAGGCTTTCCAACAGCAGCAGTACAGGACATTGCCTCTCAAAATCAAGTTAGATTATTACCTGTAGATGCAGCAAAAGCTGATGAAATGATTAAAAAATATCCGTTTTATACAAAAACAATAATTCCGGCAGATACCTATGCTGGCTTAGCAACAGATACGCCAGCAGTTGCTGTAATGGCAATGCTTGTAGTGAATGAAAAAGTGAGTCCGGAACTTGGGTATGACATTACAAAAGCAATTTTTAGTAACTTGGAAAGACTACAATCTTCACATAGCGTAGGTAAAATGATTACTAAAGAAGGTGCCCGTCAAGGGATGCCAATTGAGCTTAATGCTGGCGCTGAAAAATTCTTTAAAGAATAA
- a CDS encoding ABC transporter ATP-binding protein has translation MLEIKDLSVTYQSSDESYIALQNINLSLPSGGTCAIIGPSGCGKSTLLKVLAGIITDYEGTVLFDGNPILPSKQKIGFIPQNYGLLPWKNVYENICLGVKLKNRQLKVNKSSVEFMMRQLGIDGLEKRYPGELSGGQQQRVSLARSFLLKPDLLLMDEPFSALDAITREEIQDVFLEVWKRQAVSTILVTHYVEEAVYLGQKIIILSSHLGQVSKIIDNPLFGGKDIRKDKGFFELSLYLRNFIKKDWADVGE, from the coding sequence ATGCTGGAAATCAAAGACTTATCAGTAACCTATCAGAGTTCAGATGAATCCTATATCGCTTTGCAGAATATTAACTTATCTCTGCCAAGCGGTGGTACTTGTGCCATTATTGGACCATCTGGTTGTGGCAAATCTACCTTACTAAAAGTATTGGCAGGCATTATTACTGATTATGAAGGAACGGTTTTGTTTGATGGAAACCCAATTTTACCATCAAAGCAGAAAATTGGCTTTATTCCGCAAAATTATGGATTATTGCCCTGGAAAAATGTCTATGAAAATATTTGTTTAGGTGTAAAATTAAAAAATCGTCAATTAAAAGTGAATAAAAGCTCCGTAGAATTCATGATGCGACAATTGGGAATTGATGGTTTGGAAAAGCGCTATCCTGGAGAATTAAGTGGTGGGCAGCAGCAACGTGTAAGTTTGGCGCGTTCGTTTTTATTAAAACCAGATTTATTGTTAATGGATGAGCCTTTTTCTGCTTTAGATGCGATAACAAGAGAAGAGATTCAAGATGTGTTCCTAGAGGTTTGGAAAAGGCAAGCAGTTTCTACCATTTTAGTTACACATTATGTAGAAGAAGCAGTTTACTTAGGACAAAAGATTATTATTCTCTCCAGTCACTTGGGGCAGGTGAGCAAGATCATTGATAATCCCTTATTTGGCGGAAAAGATATTCGAAAGGATAAGGGGTTTTTTGAATTAAGTCTATATCTCAGAAATTTTATTAAAAAGGACTGGGCAGATGTTGGGGAATAA
- a CDS encoding TRAP transporter permease gives MKEKSAEEMLRDLEPESDIREYKGFMAKVISAIAITFSIFQLYTAIYGVLDAQLQRAVHLGFGLALIYLLYPTCKSWSRNKLHPLDFILSILGAAAPAYILISYNELVLRAGAINNTDMFVGCLGVLLVIEATRRVVGIPMVLVALIFLAYAFVGPYAPGILAHRGLSLKELIGHLYFTTEGIFGIPLGVSSTFIFLFILFGAYLEATGLGKFFIDIANAIAGWASGGPAKVAVLSSGLMGTVSGSSVANVAGTGSFTIPMMKKLGYHKDFAGAVEAAASTGGQLMPPVMGAAAFLMAEFVGVPFLEIVKAATIPACLYFAGVWIGVHLEAKRNNLKGIPRDQLPKAWILFKERGHLAIPLIVIIYLLVSGYTPMKAALWAIFLSIAVSMLRKSTRMKPIEIVRGLEKGAKGVLGVLVACASAGIIIGVVTKTGVGLKLASALLDLSGGLLLPTMFFTMLTAIILGMGVPTTANYVITSTIAAPALVQMGIPILAAHMFVFYFGIIADVTPPVALAAYAGSAISGGNALKTGVNASKLAIAAFLIPYIFVASPVLLMIDATPGALIWATFTALVGMIGLSAAMIGYLIAPIHPIMRVLFFVGGLMMVDPASITDFIGAAILIVCMILQYYKKRKINQQALNI, from the coding sequence ATGAAAGAAAAATCAGCAGAAGAAATGCTAAGAGATCTAGAACCAGAATCTGATATACGTGAATATAAAGGATTTATGGCAAAAGTTATCTCGGCAATTGCAATTACATTTTCAATATTTCAATTATATACCGCTATTTATGGCGTTTTAGATGCGCAATTACAAAGAGCTGTTCATCTAGGATTTGGTTTAGCCTTGATTTATTTGCTATATCCAACTTGTAAATCATGGTCACGAAACAAATTACATCCATTAGATTTTATTTTATCTATTTTAGGTGCGGCAGCACCAGCATATATTTTAATTTCTTATAACGAATTAGTACTTAGAGCAGGTGCGATTAATAATACTGACATGTTTGTTGGTTGTTTAGGTGTTTTACTTGTTATTGAGGCCACACGGCGTGTGGTTGGAATTCCAATGGTGTTGGTCGCATTGATATTTTTAGCTTATGCATTTGTCGGACCCTATGCACCGGGAATACTTGCTCATAGAGGGCTATCACTTAAAGAATTGATTGGACATTTATATTTTACAACAGAAGGTATCTTCGGTATTCCATTAGGAGTTTCCTCGACATTTATCTTTTTGTTCATTTTATTTGGGGCATATTTAGAAGCTACAGGTCTTGGAAAATTCTTCATTGATATTGCAAATGCAATTGCAGGATGGGCAAGCGGCGGCCCTGCGAAAGTGGCTGTTCTTTCTAGTGGACTTATGGGAACAGTATCAGGTAGTTCAGTAGCTAATGTTGCAGGTACGGGTAGCTTTACAATTCCGATGATGAAGAAGCTTGGGTATCATAAAGACTTTGCTGGAGCGGTAGAAGCAGCAGCTTCTACTGGCGGACAGTTAATGCCCCCAGTTATGGGTGCAGCGGCATTTTTAATGGCGGAATTTGTTGGTGTGCCATTTTTGGAAATCGTTAAAGCGGCTACAATTCCTGCTTGTTTATATTTTGCTGGTGTATGGATTGGCGTCCATTTAGAAGCAAAACGCAATAATTTAAAAGGAATTCCACGCGATCAATTACCGAAGGCCTGGATTTTATTTAAAGAACGCGGTCATTTAGCAATTCCATTGATTGTTATTATTTATTTGTTGGTATCTGGTTATACACCAATGAAGGCAGCTTTGTGGGCAATTTTCTTGTCTATTGCGGTCTCTATGCTTAGAAAGTCAACGCGAATGAAGCCGATTGAGATTGTTCGGGGCTTAGAAAAGGGAGCAAAAGGTGTGCTTGGTGTACTTGTTGCTTGTGCATCTGCCGGGATTATTATCGGTGTAGTAACGAAAACGGGTGTTGGATTAAAACTGGCTTCTGCACTGCTAGACTTGTCAGGCGGGTTATTACTACCAACAATGTTCTTTACAATGTTAACCGCAATTATATTGGGTATGGGTGTACCAACGACGGCGAATTATGTTATCACATCCACGATTGCAGCGCCTGCATTAGTGCAAATGGGAATTCCGATATTAGCTGCGCACATGTTCGTTTTCTATTTTGGTATCATTGCAGATGTAACGCCTCCAGTTGCCTTAGCCGCGTATGCAGGCTCGGCAATTAGTGGCGGCAATGCCTTAAAAACGGGAGTCAATGCATCGAAATTGGCAATCGCAGCATTCCTGATTCCCTATATTTTCGTGGCTTCTCCTGTGCTATTAATGATTGATGCAACGCCTGGTGCCTTAATATGGGCAACATTTACTGCACTTGTTGGCATGATTGGTTTATCTGCTGCCATGATTGGTTATCTAATTGCGCCAATTCATCCAATTATGCGTGTGCTATTCTTTGTAGGTGGACTTATGATGGTGGATCCAGCTTCTATTACTGATTTTATCGGAGCAGCAATTTTAATTGTATGTATGATTTTACAATATTATAAGAAGAGAAAAATAAACCAACAAGCATTAAATATTTAA
- a CDS encoding ABC transporter substrate-binding protein, whose protein sequence is MKKIMAVILMGMMIMMLGGCGNSSAPKTGKLQELTIGTMPDVDSIPFIIAQEKGYFAQEGLTVQIKPFKSAMDRDSALQSGNLDGAISDMLAVAFAKEGGFNVKITSLTNGSYKLIASPNEKAETMADLAGKDIAVSKNTIIEYVTDKILVENKMNEEQINKVVIPQIPTRLEMLSNGKLAAATLPEPMASIAMKNGGKLINSSDKLGINPGVLMFTTKSVHEKKAELEAMYRAYNKAIDYLNNEPKEKYIDLLIEKGGFPPSVKDSLVLPTYKKANKPTETDIDSCIAWLKGKNLIKQMYSYQDLVDDTFIQD, encoded by the coding sequence TTGAAAAAAATAATGGCAGTAATTTTAATGGGTATGATGATTATGATGTTAGGTGGATGTGGTAATTCGTCTGCGCCGAAAACAGGAAAATTACAAGAGCTGACGATTGGAACGATGCCTGATGTTGATTCAATTCCATTCATTATTGCCCAGGAAAAGGGGTATTTTGCTCAAGAGGGATTGACAGTTCAGATTAAACCATTTAAAAGTGCGATGGATCGTGATAGTGCATTACAGAGTGGGAATTTAGATGGAGCAATTTCTGATATGTTAGCGGTAGCTTTTGCTAAAGAGGGTGGATTTAATGTCAAGATTACCTCTTTAACAAATGGAAGTTACAAATTAATTGCTTCACCAAATGAAAAAGCTGAAACTATGGCGGATTTGGCGGGAAAAGATATTGCCGTGTCAAAAAATACAATCATTGAGTATGTAACAGATAAAATCCTTGTAGAAAACAAAATGAATGAGGAACAAATTAATAAAGTTGTTATTCCACAAATTCCGACACGCTTAGAAATGTTGTCAAATGGTAAGTTAGCAGCGGCAACTTTACCAGAACCTATGGCAAGTATTGCAATGAAAAATGGTGGCAAATTAATCAATAGCTCTGATAAATTGGGGATCAATCCGGGGGTTTTGATGTTTACAACAAAGTCGGTTCATGAGAAGAAAGCAGAATTGGAAGCAATGTATAGAGCCTACAATAAAGCGATTGATTACTTGAATAATGAGCCTAAGGAAAAATATATTGATTTATTAATTGAAAAGGGTGGATTCCCACCAAGCGTTAAAGATTCTTTAGTATTGCCAACATATAAAAAGGCAAATAAACCAACTGAAACAGATATAGATTCTTGTATTGCGTGGTTAAAAGGCAAGAATTTAATAAAGCAAATGTATAGCTATCAAGATCTTGTTGATGATACGTTTATTCAGGATTAA